The DNA window CGCGGAGGTCCTGGTGGCCCTCCCTCCCGGGGCTAAGCCCCCGGAGGGCCTGCGGGCCACCTTTCTGGAGGGAGGGAGGACGCGGCAGGAGTCCGTGGCCCGCCTCCTCGAGGCGGCGAGCCTCCCCCTGGTCCTGGTCCACGACGTGGCCCGGCCCTTCGTGAGCCGTGGCCTGGTGGAGAGGGTTCTGGAGGCCGCCCGCACTGCGGGGGCGGCGGTGCCCGTCCTGCCCGTTCCCGACACCCTGGTCCGCCCCGAGGAGGCCCACTACGGGGAGGTGGTGCCCCGGGAGGGGTTCCGCCTGGTGCAGACCCCCCAGGGCTTTTTCACCGCCCTCCTGCGGGAGGCCCACGCCTACGCCAGAAAGCGGGGGCTTTCCGCCACCGATGAC is part of the Thermus islandicus DSM 21543 genome and encodes:
- the ispD gene encoding 2-C-methyl-D-erythritol 4-phosphate cytidylyltransferase — translated: MGRVEASVLIPAAGNGERLGLGPKAFLRVGGRTLLEWALLPFREAAEVLVALPPGAKPPEGLRATFLEGGRTRQESVARLLEAASLPLVLVHDVARPFVSRGLVERVLEAARTAGAAVPVLPVPDTLVRPEEAHYGEVVPREGFRLVQTPQGFFTALLREAHAYARKRGLSATDDAQLVRALGYPVALVEGERTAFKVTYREDLLLAEAVARVWSAWPQGR